A DNA window from Argopecten irradians isolate NY chromosome 10, Ai_NY, whole genome shotgun sequence contains the following coding sequences:
- the LOC138333963 gene encoding protein misato homolog 1-like, with protein MSNYETRIDIEDRLHFFIEECDHLQGFQVLLDTFNGFGGVGSSILQHLKDEYSSKGIFTFALTPNNLSDDVSITNFILKFC; from the exons ATGTCAAATTATGAGACGCGAATAGACATTGAAGATAGACTTCACTTCTTTATAGAGGAATGtgatcacttacag GGTTTTCAGGTTTTACTGGACACATTTAATGGGTTTGGTGGCGTAGGTTCAAGTATTTTACAGCACCTAAAAGATGAATATTCCTCCAAGGGCATTTTCACATTCGCTCTCACTCCTAACAACCTTTCTGATGATGTAAGTATTACCAACTTTATACTCAAGTTTTGTTAA